From Salvia splendens isolate huo1 chromosome 3, SspV2, whole genome shotgun sequence, a single genomic window includes:
- the LOC121796818 gene encoding uncharacterized protein LOC121796818 yields MSPYQLVFGKSCHLPFEIEYRSYWAIKKLNQDFQKVGEERRLFLNEIDEFRMEAYDSSSTYKERMKGYHDRMISQRELTLGDVVLLHNSRLSLFLGKLKSKWTGPYMIKKIYDSGMVELLAPDETLFKANGHRVKKYYSLDNVVEDEVALEEPPKE; encoded by the coding sequence ATGTCTCCTTATCAATTAGTTTTTggaaaatcatgtcatttgccTTTTGAGATAGAGTATAGGTCTTATTGGGCGATAAAGAAGTTGAATCAAGATTTTCAAAAGGTCGGGGAGGAAAGGCGTCTCTTTCTCAATGAGATAGATGAATTTCGAATGGAAGCCTATGATAGCTCATCTACTTACAAAGAAAGAATGAAGGGTTACCATGATAGGATGATTAGTCAACGAGAGCTCACCTTGGGGGATGTAGTTTTGTTGCACAATTCGAGACTCTCTCTTTTCCTAGGAAagttgaagtccaaatggaccgGTCCGTACATGATCAAGAAAATATATGATAGTGGGATGGTCGAGTTGCTAGCTCCGGATGAGACGTTGTTTAAAGCCAATGGCCACCGTGTGAAGAAATACTATAGTTTGGACAATGTGGTAGAAGATGAAGTAGCACTAGAAGAACCACCTAAGGAGTAA
- the LOC121796819 gene encoding uncharacterized protein LOC121796819: MKHAKAMIVIERMFGQLKGLWAILRSNSYYPVETHDMVMMACTYLHNFIKVNMEYDPVLGDEEYIIQLEQIMVANDGECEEYIEVVESSQAWSAIREQLAQQMWPES, from the coding sequence ATGAAACATGCTAAGGCGATGATTGTTATTGAGCGTATGTTTGGACAACTAAAAGGCTTATGGGCCATTTTACGTAGTAATTCATATTATCCAGTTGAGACCCACGACATGGTAATGATGGCTTGCACATACTTGCATAATTTTATCAAGGTTAACATGGAGTATGATCCTGTTTTGGGTGATGAGGAATATATCATTCAGCTTGAGCAAATAATGGTAGCTAATGATGGTGAATGTGAAGAATACATTGAAGTTGTTGAATCATCACAAGCTTGGAGTGCTATAAGGGAACAACTCGCTCAACAAATGTGGCCAGAAAGCTAG